The nucleotide sequence CGCCGTCGCAGCCCCACACGTCCGCGCTGGACGGCCGGCGGAACGTCGCCACCTGCCGGCCCGCGCCGTCGGTGAAGGTGAGCACGTCGCCGCTGGTCCGCCCGTAGTAGCGCACACCCGGCTGGTCGGTGAAGGGCACGACGGTCAGGGTCCGGGTCGCGTACGCCTGCCAGGCGGAGGCGATGTAGGGGTCGAGGTAGGTGCGGCTGAACAGCCCGGCGTCGGCGGCCTTGCCGGGGGCGAGCACCCGCAGCATCGTGCCGTCGGAGCGGGTCTGCACCGCGCCGCTCCAGCCCGCCTGGGCGCGGATCGCGGCGATGACCCGGTTGCGCCCGTCGTCGACGGGTTGCCCGGTCCGCCGGATGGTCCCGGTGGCGCCCGTGACGCTCACCGCGTGCGGCACGGCGAACATGTCCACCTGCGAGCTGTTGAGCCAGAGCCCGGCGTCGTTGTAGGTGAACTCGGACCAGTCGAACAGCAGGTCCCGGTTGGGGTCGCCGGCCGCCCAGGGCGCGGGCTGGACCAGGCCGTCCGGGGTGAGGAAGAGCTTGAGCTTGGCGCCGAAGGAGAAGTAGACCCGGCCGGAGAGGTTGCGGGGCAGCCGCAGCACCGTGCTCGCCCCGTTGGCCGGGCCGGGCACGGCGACGTCCGGTGCGGGGGTGGGCGGCAGTCCACCGGCCGGCCAGGGTGTGAAGGCGCCGCCGGCGGTGACGTACCCGAGCCGTCCGGTGGCCAGGTCGGTGCCGAGGACGTACAGCCAGGTGGGCTCGGTGCGGCCGGTGGCGTTGGTGACGGTCAGCGGGAGCAGGGCGGGGCCGGTGGCGCGGGCCAGCGAGGCGGCCGCCACGGCGCCGGTGGTGGCCAGCGCGAGCGCGAGCAGGGCGCGCAGCAGTGTCCGGGGGGTGGGCACGGGGGGCTCCTTCCACCCGCCGCGGCCTGCGGCGGGCGCGGGGTGGTGGGCATGGTGGGGTGGCGCGGACGCGGGCGGGACGACCCGAGAGAGCGCTCTCTCAGCATCGGGTAGGCATAAGCAACTGTCAATGCAATGGGCCTCCGTGCAGTCTCATGCGCCACACCGTATGAACTTGCAGCAGCGGATCATCGCTGCTAGCCTTCGTTGCATAGTCATGCGGAGGTGAGTATGGGCATTCGAGTCGCGGTCGCGGGCGCCAGCGGGTACGCCGGCGGCGAACTGCTCCGGCTCCTCGCCGGGCACCCCGAGTTCGAGCTGGTCACCGCCACCGCCCATGCGTCCGCCGGCCGGCCCGTCGCCGCCGTACACCCGCAGCTCGCCGGGCTGGACCTCGTGTTCGGGGCGACCGACCCCACCACCCTGGCCGACGCGGACCTGGTGTTCCTGGCGCTGCCGCACGGGCAGTCGGCGGCCCTCGCCGCGGCCCTGCCCGGTGCGGCCAAGGTGGTCGACCTCGGCGCGGACCACCGGCTGCGCGACGCCGGGGCGTGGGCCCGCTACTACGGCGGCGACCACGCCGGCGCCTGGACCTACGGGCTGCCCGAGCTGCCCGGCCAGCGCGCCGCGATCGCGGCGTCCGCCCGGGTCGCCAGCACCGGCTGCTACGCGGTCGCCACCACCCTGGCGCTCGCCCCGCTGATCGCCGCCGGGGCCGTCCTCCCCGCCGACGTGGTGGTCGTCGCCGCGTCCGGCACCTCCGGCGCCGGCCGGTCCGCCAAGCCCCACCTGCTCGGCAGCGAGGTGATGGGCGACCTGTCGCCCTACAAGGTGGGCGCCCACCAGCACGTGCCGGAGATCAAGCAGGCCACCGGCGCGACCAGCCTCTCCTTCACCCCGGTCCTGGCCCCCATGCCGCGGGGCATCCTGGCCACCGTCACGGCCGTCCCCACCGGCGGCGCCGACCCGCGCGAGGTGCTTGCCGCCGCGTACGCCGACACGCCCTTCGTGCACCTGCTGCCCGAGGGGACGTGGCCGCACACCGCCGCCACGGCCGGCTCGAACTCCTGCCACCTCCAGGCCACCGTCGACGCCGACTCCGGCCGGGTGATCGTGGTCAGCGCCATCGACAACCTGGGCAAGGGCGCGGCCGGCCAGGCCGTGCAGAACGCCAACCTGATGTTCGGCCTCCCCGAGACCACCGGCCTGTCGACCTTCGGAGTCGCACCATGACCGTCACCACCCCCCGGGGCTTCCGCGCCGCCGGCGTGGCCGCCGGCCTCAAGGCCAGCGGCGCCGGCGACGTCGCCCTCGTCGTCAACGACGGCCCCGACGCCGGGGTCGCCGCCGTCTTCACCGCCAACCGCGTCAAGGCCGCCCCGGTGCTCTGGAGCCAGCAGGTCGTCCGCGGCGGCGTGGTCCGCGCCGTGGTGCTCAACTCCGGCGGCGCCAACGCCTGCACCGGCCCGGCCGGCTTCCAGGACACCCACGCCACCGCCGAGCACACCGCCGCCGCGCTCACCGCCAGCAGCCCCCGGCTCATGGTCGGCGCCGGCGAGGTGGCGGTCTGCTCCACCGGCCTGATCGGTGAGCGGCTGCCCATGCAGAAGCTCCTCCCGGGCGTCCGCGGCGCGGTGCGCGGCCTGTCCCGCGACGGCGGTCACCCGGCCGCCGAGGCGATCATGACCACCGACACCCGGCCGAAGACCACGGTGGCCCGGGGGAGCGGCTGGACCGTCGGCGGCATGGCCAAGGGCGCCGGGATGCTCGCCCCGGCCATGGCCACCATGCTCTGCGTGCTGACCACCGACGCGGTCGCCGGGCCGGAGACCCTGGACGCCGCGCTGCGGGCCGCCACCCGGGTCACCTTCGACCGGGTCGACTCCGACGGCTGCATGTCCACCAACGACACGGTGCTGCTGCTGGCCAGCGGCGCCTCCGGCATCGAGCCCAGCGTCGCGGAGCTGACCGCCGCGGTGACGGCCGCGTGCCACGACCTGGCCCAGCAGCTGATCGCCGACGCCGAGGGCGCCACCAAGCAGATCGCCATCGAGGTGGTCGGCGCCGCGAGCGAGGACGAGGCCGTCGAGGTGGGCCGCTCGGTGGCCCGGAACAACCTGGTGAAGACCGCGCTGTTCGGCAACGACCCGAACTGGGGCCGGATCCTCGCGGCCGTCGGCACCACCGCCGCCGCGTTCGAGCCCGACGGCGTGGACGTGGCGGTCAACGGCATCTGGGTGTGCCGGGGCGGCGCCGCCGCCGAGGACCGGGCCAAGGTCGACCTCGCGGGCCGGGACGTCACCATCCGCATCGACCTGCACGCCGGTGACGCGGCGGCCACCATCTGGACCAACGACCTGTCGCACGCGTACGTCCACGAGAACTCGGCGTACTCGACATGAGCCTCACCGCCGACCTCACCCGGGCCCAGGCCAAGGCCGAGACGCTGATCGAGGCCCTGCCCTGGCTGGCCCGCTTCTCCGGCGCCACCGTCGTGGTCAAGTACGGCGGCAACGCCATGGTCGACCCCGAGCTCCAGCGGGCGTTCGCCGCGGACATGGTCTTCCTCCGGTACGCCGGCCTCAAGCCGGTCGTCGTGCACGGCGGCGGGCCGCAGATCTCCGCCATGCTCGGCCGGCTCGGCATCGCCAGCGAGTTCAAGGGGGGCCTGCGGGTCACCACCCCCGAGGCCATGGACGTCGTCCGGATGGTCCTCGTGGGGCAGGTCGGCCGGGAGCTGGTCGGGCTGATCAACGCACACGGCCCGTTCGCCGTCGGCCTCTCCGGCGAGGACGCCGGGTTGTTCACCGCGGTGCGCCGCCCCGCGTACGTGGACGGGGAGCCGGTGGACGTCGGCCAGGTCGGCGACGTGGAGTCGGTCGACGTCTCCGCGGTGGCCGACCTCATCGCGGCCGGCCGCATCCCGGTCATCTCCACGGTCGCGCCGGACGCCGACGGGGTCCTGCACAACCTCAACGCGGACACGGCCGCCGCCGCGCTGGCCGTCGCCCTCGACGCGCGCAAGCTGGTCGTCCTCACCGACGTGCCCGGCCTCTACGCGGACTGGCCCGACACGGCCAGCCTGGTCAGCGAGATCACCACCGACGACCTGGCGAAGCTGCTGCCGTCCCTGGAGTCCGGGATGGTCCCCAAGATGGAGGCCTGCCTGCGGGCGGTGCGCGGGGGAGTGCCCGCCGCGCACGTCGTCGACGGCCGCGTCGCCCACTCCACGCTCCTCGAAGTGTTCACCTCGGAAGGATTCGGCACGATGGTGGTGGCGGAATGAGCACGCTCGTGCAGCGGTGGGGCGCCACCATGATGGACAACTACGGCACCCCGCCGCTGGCGCTCGTCGCCGGCTCCGGCGCCGTCGTGGTCGACGAGGCCGGTCGGGAGTACGTCGACCTGCTCGGCGGCATCGCGGTCAACGCCCTCGGCCACGCCCACCCGGCCGTGGTGGCCGCCGTGTCCAAGCAGGTCGCCACCCTCGGCCACGTGTCGAACCTGTTCGTCGCCGAGCCGCCGGTGGCCCTGGCCGAGCTGCTGCTCGCGCTGGCCGGCCGGCCCGGCCGGGTGTTCTTCGCCAACTCGGGCGCCGAGGCCAACGAGGCCGCGTTCAAGCTGTCCCGGCTCACCGGGCGCACCCATGTGGTGGCCACCCACGGCGGCTTCCACGGCCGCACCATGGGCGCCCTGGCGCTGACCGGCCAGCCCGCCAAGGCCGACCCGTTCCGCCCGCTGCCCGGCGAGGTCACCCACGTCCCGTACGGCGACGCGGCCGCCCTGGCCGGGGTGGTCACCGACGCCACCGCCATGGTGATCGTCGAGCCGATCCAGGGGGAGAACGGCGTCGTCGTGCCGCCGCCCGGCTACCTGGCCGAGGCCCGCCGGATCACCGCGGCGCACGGCGCGCTGCTCGTGGTCGACGAGGTGCAGACCGGCATCGGCCGCACCGGGCACTGGTTCGCCCACCAGGCCGACGGCATCGAGCCGGACGTCGTCACCCTGGCCAAGGGCCTCGGCGGCGGGCTGCCGCTCGGCGCCTGCCTGGCCTTCGGGCGGGCCGCCGACCTGCTCACGCCCGGCTCGCACGGCACCACGTTCGGGGGAAACCCGGTCAGCTGCGCCGCCGCGCTCGCCGTGGTCGCCACCATTGCCAACGAGGGGCTGCTCGACCACGTGAAGCGGATCGGGGAGCGGCTGCGGCGCGGCGTCGAGGGGCTGAACCACCCGCTCGTCGCCGAGGTACGCGGCGCCGGCCTGCTGCTGGGCATCGTGCTCGACGCGCCGGTCTCCGGCGCGGTGACCGGCGCGCTGCGCGAGGCGGGCTTCCTGGTCAACCCGGTGCAGCCGGGCGTGGTCCGGCTCGCCCCGCCGCTGATCCTCGACGCCGGCCAGGTCGACGCCTTCCTGGCCGCACTCCCGGCCGCCCTCGACGCCGCGGCCCCGGCCGCCGCCCCCACGGAGGTTTCCGCATGACCCGGCACTTCCTCCGCGACGACGACCTCTCGCCCGCCGAGCAGGCCGCCGTGCTCGACCTGGCCGCCCGGATGAAGGCCGACCGGTACGCCCACAAGCCCCTCGCCGGCCCGAGGTCGGTGGCGGTGCTCTTCGACAAGCAGAGCCTGCGCACCCGGATCTCCTTCGACGCCGGCATCGCCGAACTGGGCGGGCATCCGCTCGTGGTGGACACCCAGGTCACCCACTTCGGCCGGGGCGAGACCCTCGCCGACGCCGGCCGGGTGCTGTCCCGCTACGTCGCCGCGATCGTGCTGCGCACCCACGGCGACGACCGGATCGCGGAGGTCGCCGCGCACGCCACCGTGCCGGTGGTCAACGCGCTCACCGACACCTACCACCCCTGCCAGCTCCTCGCCGACCTGCTCACGGTCCGGGAACGCTTCGGCGGCACCGCCGGCCGCACCCTGGCGTACGTGGGGGACGCGGCGAACAACATGGCCCATTCCTACCTGCTGGCCGGGGCGACCGCCGGGATGCACGTGCGGATCGCCGGCCCGGCCGGCTTCCACCCGGACCCCGAGATCGTCGCCCGGGCCGAGAAGATCGCGGCCGGCACCGGCGGTTCGGTGCGGGTGCTCACCGACCCGGCCGAGGCGGTCTGCGGCGCCGAGGTGATCGCCACCGACACCTGGACCTCGATGGGCCAGGAGTCCGACGGCCAGGACCGGGTCACGCCGTTCCTGCCCTACCAGGTCAACGACGCGCTGCTCGGCCACGCCGTGGCCGAGGCGATCGTGCTGCACTGCCTGCCCGCCCATCGGGGCGAGGAGATCACCGACGAGGTGCTCGACGGGCCGCACAGCGCGGTCTTCGACCAGGCGGAGAATCGCCTGCACGCCCAGAAGGCGCTGCTGACGTTTCTCCTGGAGGCATCCACACCATGACCGCCCCGCTGACCCGTACCGCCCGGCACGCCCGCATCGTCGAGCTGATCCGGGACACGGCCATCCACTCGCAGACCGAGCTGGCCGACCTGCTCGCCGGCGACGGCATCCAGGTCACCCAGGCCACCCTCTCCCGCGACCTCAAGGAACTCGGGGCGGTCACCGCCCGCGGCGGCGACGGGCGGGGCGTCTACCTGATCCCCGAGGACGGCCACCGGCCGCTGCGCGAGGCCGAGGCGGCGCCGGCGCGCCTCGTCCGGCTGCTGCGCGAGCTGCTCAACGGGGTCGACTCCAGCGGCAACATCGCCGTGCTGCGCACCCCGCCGGGCGCAGCCCACTATCTGGCCAGCGCGTTGGACCGAGCGGGCCTGTCCGAGATCGTCGGCACCATCGCCGGCGACGACACCATCCTCGTCGTGGCCCGCGAGGCCGACGGCGGCGCCGCGTTGGGCGACAAGCTCGCCGCGTGGGCCCGCCGGGAAGAGAACATTGAAGGGAGCACCACACCATGACCGAGCGGGTCGTCCTGGCGTACTCCGGGGGTCTCGACACCTCCGTCGCCATTCCCTACCTGGCCGAGCAGACCGGCGCCGAGGTGATCGCGGTGGCGGTCGACGTCGGCCAGGGCGGCGAGGACCTGAACGCCATCCGGCAGCGCGCGCTGGACTGCGGCGCCGTCGAGTCCGAGGTGGTCGACGCGCGCGACGAGTTCGCCGCCGAGTACTGCCTGCCGGCGATCCGGGCCAACGCCCTCTACATGGACCGCTACCCGCTGGTCTCCGCGCTGTCCCGGCCGCTGATCGTCAAGCACCTGGTGGCCGCGGCCAAGAAGCACGGCGGCACCATCGTGTCGCACGGCTGCACCGGCAAGGGCAACGACCAGGTCCGCTTCGAGGTCGGCCTGAGCGCGCTCGCCCCCGACCTGAAGATCATCGCCCCGGCGCGGGACTTCGCCTGGACCCGGGACAAGGCCATCGCGTTCGCCGAGGAGAAGGGCCTGCCGATCGACGTGTCGGCGAAGTCGCCGTACTCCATCGACCAGAACCTGTGGGGCCGCGCGGTCGAGACCGGCTTCCTCGAGGACATCTGGAACGGCCCGATCGAGGACCTGTACTCGTACACCGCCGACCCGGCCGAGCCGCGGGACGCCGACGAGGTGGTCATCACCTTCGACGCCGGCGTGCCGGTCGCCGTCGACGGCGAGACCGTCACCCCGTACCAGGCGATCCTGGAGCTGAACCGGCGCGCCGGCGCCCAGGGCGTCGGCCGGCTCGACATGGTCGAGGACCGCCTGGTCGGCATCAAGAGCCGCGAGGTCTACGAGGCGCCCGGCGCCATCGCGCTGATCGCCGCGCACCAGGAGCTGGAGGCGGTCACCGTCGAGCGGGACCTGGCCCGGTTCAAGCGCGGCGTCGACCAGCGCTGGGGCGAGCTGGTCTACGACGGTCTCTGGTTCTCGCCGCTGAAGAAGGCCCTCGACGCGTTCATCGACGACGCCCAGCAGCACGTCTCGGGCGAGGTGCGGCTCACCCTGCACGGCGGCCGGGCCACCGTCACGGGCCGGCGCTCCGAGGCCAGCCTCTACGACTTCGGCATGGCCACCTACGACACCGGGGACACCTTCGACCAGTCCCTCGCCAAGGGCTTCGTGCAGCTCTGGGGCCTGCCCAGCAAGATGGCCGCCGCGCGGGACGCCCGGCTCGGCGGGGCGCAGTCTTGACCTTCACAATGGGTGGGGTGGACGACAAGAGCCTGACCGAGAACAGCGCCCCCGCCAACCGGACGAGCCTCTGGGGAGGCCGGTTCGCCGGCGGCCCCGCCGAGGCGCTCGCACGGCTGTCGGTGAGCGTCCAGTTCGACTGGCGCCTCGCCCCGTACGACATCGCCGGCTCCCGGGCGCACGCCCGGGTCCTGGCCGGCGCCGGCCTGCTCGACCCCGACGAGCTGGGGCGGATCCTGGCCGCGCTGGACGACCTGGAGGCCGCCTGCGCCGCCGGGACGTTCCGCCCGACCGTCGACGACGAGGACGTGCACACCGCCCTGGAGCGCGGGCTGCTGGAACGGCTCGGCAGCCTCGGCGGCAAGCTGCGCGCCGGCCGCTCCCGCAACGACCAGGTCGCCACCGACCTGCGGCTCTACCTGCGCGACCACGCCCGCGGCGTGGCCGCCCGCCTGGTCGAGCTCGCCGAGGCCCTGGTCGAGCAGGCGGAGCGGCACGTGGACACCGCCGCGCCCGGCATGACCCACCTCCAGCACGCCCAGCCGGTCACCTTCGGGCACTGGCTGCTCGCCCACGTGCAGCCGCTGCTGCGGGACCTGGAGCGGCTGCGCGACTGGGACCACCGGTGCGCCGTGAGCCCGCTCGGCGCCGGCGCGCTCGCCGGTTCCGGCCTGCCGCTGGACCCGGTGGCGGTCGCCAAGGAGCTGGGCTTCCGCACGTCCTTCGCCAACTCGATGGACGCGGTGGCCGACCGGGACTTCGTGGCCGAGTTCCTCTTCGTCACCGCGATGATCGGCGTGCACCTGTCCCGCCTCGGCGAGGAAGTGGTGCTCTGGACGTCGCAGGAGTTCGGCTGGGTCGAGCTGGACGACGCGTTCGCCACCGGGTCGTCGATCATGCCGCAGAAGAAGAACGCGGACATCGCCGAGCTGGCCCGGGGCAAGTCCGGCCGGCTGGTCGGCGGTCTGATGAGCGTGCTCACCATGCTCAAGGGCCTGCCCATGACCTACGACCGGGACATGCAGGAGGACAAGGAGCCTGCCTTCGACGCGGTCGACACCCTGGAGCTGCTGCTGCCCGCCCTCGCCGGGATGATCTCCACGATGACGGTCCGGGTGGACCGGCTGGTGGCGACCGCGCCGTCGGGCTTCTCGCTCGCCACCGAGGTCGCCGACTGGCTGGTCCGGCGCAACGTGCCGTTCCGCGACGCGCACGAGATCACCGGCCGGCTGGTGGCGCTCTGCGCGGCCCGCGACTGCGCCCTGGACGAGGTCTCCGACGACGACCTGGCCGCGGTCAGCGAGCACCTCGACCCCTCGGTGCGGGACGTGCTCTCGGTGCGCTCGGCCCTGGCCGCCCGGACCACCCCCGGCTCCACCGGCCCCGGGCCCGTGGCCGACCAGCTCGCCACCGCGGCGGACAAGCTGACCGGCTGGCGGGACTGGGCGGCCGAGCGGGTCGTGCCCCGCTGAGTCCGACGCCCCGCGCGGTGGCCCGGCCGCCGCGCGGGGTCAGGCCGTGGGGCGCTCACGCTTGGGCAGCTTCGCCACCACCGCGTCGTACGACCCGTCGAGCGCCTCGCGCAGCTCGTCGTCGGGGATGTCGCCGTCGAGCCGCAGCGTGTTCCAACCCGAGCGGCCGATGTAGGGGGAGGGGCGGGCGTCCTCGGGGAACCGGTGCACCCACTCGTCGGCGACCTCGCGGGACGGGCCGCACTTGACCCCCACCCGCGCCTCGCCGTCCGCCGACCCGAGGAAGGCGAAGATCCGGCTGCCCACCTTGACCACCTCGTCGCCCTCCCACGGCTGGTCCAGCCAGGCGCCCGGCTTGGCCAGGCAGTAGGACAGCATCTCCTCGCGCGTCATCGCATCCCTCCCGTGCCGGTCACCGGCACAGTCTGACCCGCGGCTGTGACAGCCCGCCCGCCTCAGTCGCCGGTGCCGGTGCGCACGGTGAGCCGCTCGTAGCGCTGCCGGGCCGCCTGGGCGCTGCCCAGCCCCAGCCCGAAGGCGATGGCCTGCCAGGTCATGCCCCGGCCGCGGGCCACCTGCAGCAGCCCCGCCTCCAGCGCGTCGACCTCGGCGCGGACGTGCGGGATCAGGGTCAGCGCGGCCATCAGGTCGGCCTGGTCGACCGGCTCCTCGCCCTCCGCCAGCTCCGCCCCGCCCGCGAGCGCCATCACCAGCGTCGCCGCCTCGTAGGCGTCGGGGACGTCGGGGTGCGCGTAGCGCCGGCGGCGGGCGTCGGTGCCGGCGTGCCGCTCGGCGATCCGCAGCAGCGCCGCGTAGTTGCGGTGCGCCCGGGCCTGGGCAGCATCCGGAGCGGTGAACGGGTCGTTGTCCATGGTGACCATGTCGTCGATCCCACACCCTTGAACGGCATTTTGTCAACACCCCGTTGAAAGCAACTTGCGCTCACCTTCGGGAATCCGGCTAGGGTTTCCCGGTGACCGCGACCGACCTCTCCGCTCTCTCCGACCTGCTCGCGGGCCCGGTGGTTCCCGCCGCCCGCGGGTTGCTCGGCTGCCGGCTCACCGGGCACGGGGTCACCGTGCGGATCACCGAGGTCGAGGCGTACGCGGGCACCGCCGGTGACCCGGCCTCGCACGCCCA is from Micromonospora terminaliae and encodes:
- a CDS encoding beta-1,3-glucanase family protein, giving the protein MPTPRTLLRALLALALATTGAVAAASLARATGPALLPLTVTNATGRTEPTWLYVLGTDLATGRLGYVTAGGAFTPWPAGGLPPTPAPDVAVPGPANGASTVLRLPRNLSGRVYFSFGAKLKLFLTPDGLVQPAPWAAGDPNRDLLFDWSEFTYNDAGLWLNSSQVDMFAVPHAVSVTGATGTIRRTGQPVDDGRNRVIAAIRAQAGWSGAVQTRSDGTMLRVLAPGKAADAGLFSRTYLDPYIASAWQAYATRTLTVVPFTDQPGVRYYGRTSGDVLTFTDGAGRQVATFRRPSSADVWGCDGALAAPNDLVVGPIARTLCAALHRSTLGTLDVQPSGGPADFYRGTLTNHYSRIVHANMADGKAYGFAFDDVLNQESLVHDGDPRAAGITLSPFGPGGGPSPSPSPSATATPGPFSATRYLRAGGGLDPATGAPGTVSVAAAGGNHDGTPTNPQVFTARGVTARWTGGATAFDLSVDAGTAVGDGVQVRVSYDRTGDGGWDRVETYAYFATDPVPGWEHYRQTQGLRSATGALGDLTGGTVRVEVWNAIGGTPTTLGVGDSSRITLPYTG
- the argC gene encoding N-acetyl-gamma-glutamyl-phosphate reductase, producing the protein MGIRVAVAGASGYAGGELLRLLAGHPEFELVTATAHASAGRPVAAVHPQLAGLDLVFGATDPTTLADADLVFLALPHGQSAALAAALPGAAKVVDLGADHRLRDAGAWARYYGGDHAGAWTYGLPELPGQRAAIAASARVASTGCYAVATTLALAPLIAAGAVLPADVVVVAASGTSGAGRSAKPHLLGSEVMGDLSPYKVGAHQHVPEIKQATGATSLSFTPVLAPMPRGILATVTAVPTGGADPREVLAAAYADTPFVHLLPEGTWPHTAATAGSNSCHLQATVDADSGRVIVVSAIDNLGKGAAGQAVQNANLMFGLPETTGLSTFGVAP
- the argJ gene encoding bifunctional glutamate N-acetyltransferase/amino-acid acetyltransferase ArgJ, giving the protein MTVTTPRGFRAAGVAAGLKASGAGDVALVVNDGPDAGVAAVFTANRVKAAPVLWSQQVVRGGVVRAVVLNSGGANACTGPAGFQDTHATAEHTAAALTASSPRLMVGAGEVAVCSTGLIGERLPMQKLLPGVRGAVRGLSRDGGHPAAEAIMTTDTRPKTTVARGSGWTVGGMAKGAGMLAPAMATMLCVLTTDAVAGPETLDAALRAATRVTFDRVDSDGCMSTNDTVLLLASGASGIEPSVAELTAAVTAACHDLAQQLIADAEGATKQIAIEVVGAASEDEAVEVGRSVARNNLVKTALFGNDPNWGRILAAVGTTAAAFEPDGVDVAVNGIWVCRGGAAAEDRAKVDLAGRDVTIRIDLHAGDAAATIWTNDLSHAYVHENSAYST
- the argB gene encoding acetylglutamate kinase; the protein is MSLTADLTRAQAKAETLIEALPWLARFSGATVVVKYGGNAMVDPELQRAFAADMVFLRYAGLKPVVVHGGGPQISAMLGRLGIASEFKGGLRVTTPEAMDVVRMVLVGQVGRELVGLINAHGPFAVGLSGEDAGLFTAVRRPAYVDGEPVDVGQVGDVESVDVSAVADLIAAGRIPVISTVAPDADGVLHNLNADTAAAALAVALDARKLVVLTDVPGLYADWPDTASLVSEITTDDLAKLLPSLESGMVPKMEACLRAVRGGVPAAHVVDGRVAHSTLLEVFTSEGFGTMVVAE
- a CDS encoding acetylornithine transaminase — protein: MSTLVQRWGATMMDNYGTPPLALVAGSGAVVVDEAGREYVDLLGGIAVNALGHAHPAVVAAVSKQVATLGHVSNLFVAEPPVALAELLLALAGRPGRVFFANSGAEANEAAFKLSRLTGRTHVVATHGGFHGRTMGALALTGQPAKADPFRPLPGEVTHVPYGDAAALAGVVTDATAMVIVEPIQGENGVVVPPPGYLAEARRITAAHGALLVVDEVQTGIGRTGHWFAHQADGIEPDVVTLAKGLGGGLPLGACLAFGRAADLLTPGSHGTTFGGNPVSCAAALAVVATIANEGLLDHVKRIGERLRRGVEGLNHPLVAEVRGAGLLLGIVLDAPVSGAVTGALREAGFLVNPVQPGVVRLAPPLILDAGQVDAFLAALPAALDAAAPAAAPTEVSA
- the argF gene encoding ornithine carbamoyltransferase — encoded protein: MTRHFLRDDDLSPAEQAAVLDLAARMKADRYAHKPLAGPRSVAVLFDKQSLRTRISFDAGIAELGGHPLVVDTQVTHFGRGETLADAGRVLSRYVAAIVLRTHGDDRIAEVAAHATVPVVNALTDTYHPCQLLADLLTVRERFGGTAGRTLAYVGDAANNMAHSYLLAGATAGMHVRIAGPAGFHPDPEIVARAEKIAAGTGGSVRVLTDPAEAVCGAEVIATDTWTSMGQESDGQDRVTPFLPYQVNDALLGHAVAEAIVLHCLPAHRGEEITDEVLDGPHSAVFDQAENRLHAQKALLTFLLEASTP
- a CDS encoding arginine repressor, which produces MTAPLTRTARHARIVELIRDTAIHSQTELADLLAGDGIQVTQATLSRDLKELGAVTARGGDGRGVYLIPEDGHRPLREAEAAPARLVRLLRELLNGVDSSGNIAVLRTPPGAAHYLASALDRAGLSEIVGTIAGDDTILVVAREADGGAALGDKLAAWARREENIEGSTTP
- a CDS encoding argininosuccinate synthase, which gives rise to MTERVVLAYSGGLDTSVAIPYLAEQTGAEVIAVAVDVGQGGEDLNAIRQRALDCGAVESEVVDARDEFAAEYCLPAIRANALYMDRYPLVSALSRPLIVKHLVAAAKKHGGTIVSHGCTGKGNDQVRFEVGLSALAPDLKIIAPARDFAWTRDKAIAFAEEKGLPIDVSAKSPYSIDQNLWGRAVETGFLEDIWNGPIEDLYSYTADPAEPRDADEVVITFDAGVPVAVDGETVTPYQAILELNRRAGAQGVGRLDMVEDRLVGIKSREVYEAPGAIALIAAHQELEAVTVERDLARFKRGVDQRWGELVYDGLWFSPLKKALDAFIDDAQQHVSGEVRLTLHGGRATVTGRRSEASLYDFGMATYDTGDTFDQSLAKGFVQLWGLPSKMAAARDARLGGAQS
- the argH gene encoding argininosuccinate lyase, whose amino-acid sequence is MGGVDDKSLTENSAPANRTSLWGGRFAGGPAEALARLSVSVQFDWRLAPYDIAGSRAHARVLAGAGLLDPDELGRILAALDDLEAACAAGTFRPTVDDEDVHTALERGLLERLGSLGGKLRAGRSRNDQVATDLRLYLRDHARGVAARLVELAEALVEQAERHVDTAAPGMTHLQHAQPVTFGHWLLAHVQPLLRDLERLRDWDHRCAVSPLGAGALAGSGLPLDPVAVAKELGFRTSFANSMDAVADRDFVAEFLFVTAMIGVHLSRLGEEVVLWTSQEFGWVELDDAFATGSSIMPQKKNADIAELARGKSGRLVGGLMSVLTMLKGLPMTYDRDMQEDKEPAFDAVDTLELLLPALAGMISTMTVRVDRLVATAPSGFSLATEVADWLVRRNVPFRDAHEITGRLVALCAARDCALDEVSDDDLAAVSEHLDPSVRDVLSVRSALAARTTPGSTGPGPVADQLATAADKLTGWRDWAAERVVPR
- a CDS encoding MmcQ/YjbR family DNA-binding protein, which codes for MTREEMLSYCLAKPGAWLDQPWEGDEVVKVGSRIFAFLGSADGEARVGVKCGPSREVADEWVHRFPEDARPSPYIGRSGWNTLRLDGDIPDDELREALDGSYDAVVAKLPKRERPTA
- a CDS encoding DNA-binding protein, giving the protein MVTMDNDPFTAPDAAQARAHRNYAALLRIAERHAGTDARRRRYAHPDVPDAYEAATLVMALAGGAELAEGEEPVDQADLMAALTLIPHVRAEVDALEAGLLQVARGRGMTWQAIAFGLGLGSAQAARQRYERLTVRTGTGD